The nucleotide sequence GCGTGACGACATCACCGTCCTCGCCGGTGTCGAAGCAAATATCGATGCCGACGGCAGAATCTCTGTCGGTGACGAGGTGCTCGAAACGCTGGATCTGGTCGTCGCCTCGCCACACGCCGGTCTCGACGGCGACGGAACCGACCGCCTGATCGAAGCCGCACGCCACCCCGCAGTGGACGTGATCGGTCATCCGACGGGGCGACAGCTCAACCGCCGCCCCGGGCTCGACGTGGACGTTTCCGCCGTGGCCGAGGTGGCGGCCGAAAACGACACGGCGCTGGAGGTCAACGCCAACCCGCATCGGCTCGATCTCGAAGGGAGCCAGGTCAAACGGGCGATCGACGCGGGGGCGACGATCGCGATCGACACCGACGCCCATCGACCTGAAGCCCTCGATTACCGGCGCTTTGGCGTCCACACCGCCCGACGCGGTTGGGCGGAAGACGCAAACGTACTCAATGCTCGATCGAAAGCCGATCTTCGGGCGTTTCTCGACTGAGACCGGACGGTCGCAGAAAGAGGGTTGAAAATGCCAGAAAGCAGCGTCCTACAGGGCAGTTACGCTTCGTCGAGGATATCCTGGGCGGACTCGATCGCGGCGCTGTTGGCTGCGAAGCAGTCTTCCAGCGCGGGGTACAGCGACTCGTAGATCTCGTAGTACTCGTCGTAGACGCGAGTGTGCTGATCGATCGGTTCGACGCTGTCGACGATGTCGACCGCCTGTTCGGTTGCGTCCGCGACGCTGTCGTAGACGTCAGCGCCGACGCCGGCCAGCAGTGCCGACCCGTAGGCCGGCCCCTCGTCGACGTTCGGCGTCAGGATCTCCGCGTCGAAGATGTCAGCCTGGATCTGCTTCCACAGCGGGCTCTTCGCGCCGCCGCCGGCCGCCTTCAGCTGCCCGGTGTCGACACCGAGGTCGTCACGGACGATCCGGAAGGAGTCTCGCAGGCCGTAGGTGACGCCCTCGAGCACCGACCGGACAATGTGGGATTTGTCGTGGCGGGTCGAAAGCCCGAAGAAGGCACCGCGGGCGTCGGCGTCGCGGTGTGGCGTCCGCTCGCCGTTGAGGTACGGCAGGAAGATGAGCCCTTCCGAACCAGGATCGACAGTCGCGGCTTCGTCGGTCAGCACCTCGAAGGTATCTTTGCCGAGTTGGTCGGCGACGACCTCCTCGGGCCCGCCGAGCGTCTCCGAGAACCAGCTGAACGCACCGCCGGCCGAGAGCATCACACCCATGACGTGCCACGTGTCGGGGACGGCATGACAGAACGTATGCACCCGTCCCTCGGGATCGGTCCGCTCGTCATCGGTCGCGACGAAGATGACCCCCGAGGTGCCGATCGAACCCCAGACGTCGCCGTCCCCGACGACGCCCGAGCCGACGGCACCGGCCGCGTTGTCGCCGGCTCCCGCAACGACAGGGGTTCCAGCCGGCAGCCCCGTCCGCTCGGCAACGGCGTCCGTGATTGCGCCAGTGACTTCCGGCGACTCGTAGACCTCGGGGAGGAGGTCCCGCGAGATATCCAGTTCGTCGAGGATCTCGGGCGACCAGTCGCGCTCGCCGACGTCGAGCAGCAGCGTCCCGGAGGCGTCGCTGACGTCCGTCGCGAACGCCTCGGTCAGTTTGTACCGGATGTAGTCTTTCGGCAGCAGGATCGTCTCGGTCTGGTCGTAGACCTCGGGTTCGTGCTCCTGCACCCAGAGAATCTTCGGCGCAGTGAAGCCCTCGAACGGCGGGTTCGAGGCGAGTTCGATGATCCGATCCTCGCCGACGCGCTCCTCGATCTCGTCACACTGAGCCGACGTTCGCGTGTCGTTCCAGAGGATCGCCGGGCGCAGGACCTCACCCTCGTCGTCGAGAAATACCGAGCCGTGCATCTGGCCGGTGAGTCCCAGTGCCTCGACGTCTTCCGGATCGACGGCCGGCTCGGCCAGGACCCCGCTGATCGCGTCGATCGTTGCGTCCCACCAGTCGGCGGGGTCCTGCTCGGCCCATCCCACTTCGGGGTGATGGAGCGGGTACTCCTCGGTCGCCGTCGCGACGACCTCGCCCTCGGCATCGGTGACGAGTACCTTCACGCCGGACGTCCCCAGATCGAGTCCCATCAAAAGGCTCATTGTACGTGTGTGTACTCGCTATTTCTAGGGTTAAATGTTGCTGTTCACCGTGGTGAGCACTTCGGCGCGAATCACAATTCGGGAAGAGAGCGGGTCACAGCCGACGAGCTTGGCGTGGGAAAACGGGCGTCAAAACGAGACCATCACGTCGAAAACGATTCGATCGGTTACAGCCGAGCCTTACTCCCCTGGACCTTCCCCGTCACGTGGACCGGTCGGGAAGTAGAACTCGTGTTCGGACTGGGTTTCGAAGCGATCGAGCACGTCGTGCAGCGGCCCGGCGTAGCGGATGAGGTCATCGGCCCGCTGTGAGACCTCGTTGAGTTCCGCGGCCTGTTCCTCGGCCGCACCCGCGACGCTCTCGGACTCCTCGAGAGTCTCTTCCGCGAGATCGACGACCTCGGCCACCGTCCGAGCGACTTCGTCGATCTGGGCAAGTTGGTCTTCGAAGTCGATGTCCGGGTGTTCGGCGGCGAACTCGTCCAGCCGCGCGGAGATAGCGTCGATCTCCTTGGAGATCTCCTGGAGCCGTTCCTGCTGTTCGTAGGCGTCGTCGGAGATCCGCTGGACCGAGTCGGCCACTTGCTCTGAGGCTTCCTGGACGCTGTCCGAGGAGTTGAGGACGATCTCACCGGCGTCTTCGACCTCATCGGCGAAGCTCTTGAGCTGGCCCGTGGTCTTTTCGAGTTCGTCGATCATCTCGTTGAACTCGCTGGCGATCCGGTCCATCGCCTCGTTCTCCCCGTCGATCTCCATCCGAGCGGTGAGGTCGCCGGCCGCACACTGTTCCATGGTCTGGCTGTACTCCTCGGCTTTCTCCTGGAGATACTCGTTCATCTCCATGGCCTCGGCACGGGAGACCTCGGCCTCCTTGCGGGCCTGTTCGGCCTCGTTGATCTGCTCGCGGAGCGCATCCCGCATGTTGTCGAAGCCATCGTACAGCCGGCCGATCGAGTCGATCCGCGTCGAGTGGATCGGGACGTCGAGGTTCCCCTCCTCGATCTCCTCGGCCTTCCGCCGGAGGCGATCGACGGAACTCGCCGTCGAGTAGCCGAGGATCGCCCCAACGCCACCGATCATGATCGCTGCCAGGATAGTGACGATCTGACCCCACCGGGAGATGGTCTGGACGAACCCGAACAGATCGCTGGTCGGGGCGTGTGTGACGATCGTCCACGGCGGGTCGATCACCTCACCGTCGACGGAAGCGTACCCGACAGCGTACGGTTCATCCAGCACGGCCGGATCGTTCTCGATGATCCGGACGCCACTGGTTCGCTGCTGGCCGTCGGCGGGTGCAGCCATCGCTCGCCGGATCGTCTCCTCGTTGCCGTAGGTCCCGAGAATGTTCGACTCCACACCGTCCGCATTGGTGCGGGTGTCAGCTTGCACGGCATTGTCGACGTTGACTACCTGCGAGAAGTGGGTGCTGGCGTCGCCTTCGGTCAGCCCCTGGCTCTCGATCGCCTTGGCCAGGTCCCCAACGCGGAACTCCATGTAGAGGTATCGGTTGGCGACGTTGTGTTCGACGCGTTTGATGAAGCCGACGACCGGCTCCCCCGAGACATCATACACTTCGGTCATCCGGACCTGCGGATAGTCCTCGATACCCACCTGAAGATTACTCAGCCATGGATGGGTTGTCTCCGCGACCGGGATGGTCTGTGACTGGAGCAGTCCCCGGTTGACTTCCTCGATGGTGTCACCCGTATACTGCATGGCGAGGATCTCGGTGCCGTTGTCCGGCGAGAGGAGGTAGATCGCGTGTGACCCGTTGGACACCTCCGAGAACAACGGCCGGGCCAGCTGTCGATTGAGCGTCCCGGTATCGGACTTATCAGCCCCCAATCCGTCGTTGGTCGAGGCGAGATCGACTGTCACAGCGTTGCGTTGAATCCATTGCTCGACGATCGACGCCTGCTGTGAGGCGAGACGCTCGTACTCCGCCCGCGTGTCGTCTTCGACTTGATCAGCCAATGCCCCCGTTGCCGTGAACCCGATTCCCGCAAGAATCAGGCCCATGATGACGAGAACCAGGGCAAATTTGAGTGCGAACCGCTTCCTGATGACGTCAGGAACGACCGTCGCCAGGATGCGGCCTATCGCACCACTCTCCGGTTCGTCACCGTTTGCTTCGATGTCTGGATCGTTACTCATAGTTTGTCAAAAGCGACCTGTTGTGTATCGATTATGCCAGTCGTATTCATTGTTTTTATTTCTCGACAACAGTTCCGTTATCGGTATCGATAGCTTCGGGTTCCGGGCCACCGATAAAAAAGAGTCGGGGGCGAATTCAGTATGTGAGGATTCATGCCCAGAAACACGGCAAGAGTCCTCTCCCAGCCGGTCATGGGTTCAGGATGGCCCCGAAGGCACTATCGTGACAGATACGCTCGGCGATCGCTCACAGAACACGGTCAGACAGCCAGCAGCCGAGGAGTACCGCAATCTTCAAGTGGTTACTGAGCGCATTTTTAGCGTGTCTGTCCTACGACACAGGTGATATCATGAGCGAATACTTCCCAGAAATCGACGAGATTACGTACGAGGGACCGGGCTCGGAAGACCCGCTTTCCTTTAGCTATTATGAACCGGATCGAGAAATCGGCGAAAAAACGATGGCGGAGCACCTGCGATTCTCGGTGGCCTACTGGCACACCCTCACCGAGGACGGGTCCGACCCGTTCGGCACGGGGACGATGCAGCGGCCGTGGGACGATATCGACGATCCCATGGAGAAGGCCCACGCCCGGGTCGACGCCGCCTTCGAGTTCTTCGAGAAACTCGGCGTCCCGTACTTCTGTTTCCACGATCGAGACATCGCCCCCAAGGGCGAGGATCTGGCCGAGTCCAACCAAAATCTCGACGAGATCGTCGATCACGTCGAGGAGAAGATGGACGAGACGGGGGTCGAGCTGCTGTGGGGCACCTCCCAGCTGTTCATGGAGGAGAAGTTCATGCACGGCGCGGCGACCTCACCGAACCCCGATGTCTTCGCCCACGCGGCCGGGCAGGTCAAGAAAGCGATGGAAGTCACCGAGCGCCTCGGCGGCGAGAACTTCGTCTTCTGGGGCGGCCGGGAGGGCTACAAGACGCTGCTGAACAGCGACATGGGCCGGGAACTGGACAACATGGGCCGGTTCTTCCGGATGGCGGCCGACTACGCCGACGACATCGGCTTCGACGGCCAGTTGCTCATCGAGCCCAAACCCAAGGAACCCACGAAACACCAGTACGACTTCGACGCCGCGAACGTCATGGCGTTCCTGCGTGAGCACGGCCTGGAGGACCGCTTCAGCCTCAATCTGGAAGCCAACCACGCGACCCTCGCCGGCCACACCTTCCGGCACGAACTCCAGTACGCCCGGATCAACGACGCGCTGGGCAGCGTCGACGCCAACCAGGGCGACAAACTCATCGGCTGGGACACCGACGAGTTCCCGACCGACGTCTACATGACGACCCTGGCGATGTACGAGATTCTGGAGAACGACGGGCTCGCGCCAGGCGGCCTCAACTTCGACGCGAAGGTCCGACGCGAATCCTTCGAGCCGGTCGACCTCTTCTATGGCCACGTCGTCGGCATGGACACCTTCGCCCGCGGGCTCGAAGTCGCCCACGAACTCCGCGAGGACGGCGTCTTCGAGGAGGTCATCGACGACCGGTACGGCTACGACGAAGGAATCGGTGCCGAGATCGCCGCCGAGTCGACGGACTTCGAAGCGCTCGCCGACTACGCGCTGGACAACGACGGTATCGAACTGGAGTCGGGTCGTCAGGAGAAACTCAAGTCGGTCCTCAACCGCTACATCCTCGAATCCTGAGCGGGCGCGGGCAAACCACGCGGTTTTCGCCCGAGCGGAGCGGTCGGTCGTCGACCGAAGGGGCTTCGGTTCGCCGAGACAGATGCGGCGAGGGCAACACTTTAGTGTATTTTGTGCGATGACGCATATATGGAACGAGCACTTGTCGTCGTCGACGACACTGAAGCGAGTGACGAGTTACTCCGGAAAGCGGGCGAGATCGCGGAAGGGGTCGGTGCGAAACTGTACCTCTTTGGGACGCTTGACCCCGAGGAGTTCGACGAGGCCCGGGAAACCCTCGATACGATCGGCGAGGTCGAGAACACGTCCTACACCGATTCGGACATCCTGAAAACAGTTCACAACTCGCTGAACGAAACCATCGAGGCGGTCTTCGATGGGACCGAGTTTGAATACGAGACCGTCGGGGCGGTCGCCGGCGAAGGCGACCGCGCCTCGAAAGTCATCGAGGCCGCCGAGAAGTTCGAATGTGAGCACATCTTCCTGTCGGGCCGAAAGCGCTCGCCGACCGGGAAGGCGCTGTTCGGTGATACGGTCCAGTCCGTGCTGCTCGACTTCGACGGCGAAGTCACCGTCAACCTCCAGTAACGACCGTCGGTTCCCCTTTTTTGCCGCCGTGTCTCAGTCCTGAGCGAGGAGCCGGTCGTCCGATCCGACGCTGCGTGGTGAGTTTCAGTGGCGTACAAGCACCATCCACTGAGGACGATGCGGCGGCGAACTGATTGTATGGCGGTCCGGGACAGCTATGAGGAGTAGCGGACGCGACAAAGCGTGTGACGAACTGACCACTGCCGCAGCCCAAACGTTGATTGGGCTCTCGGGAGCACGGACTCCCTATGCGTACGCCCTCCAGACGGTCGTTGCTCGCGAGTCTCGGTGCGGCCGCCAGTGGACTCGCCGGCTGTACGAGCGAGGATCCCACGCCAACCACGACCGAAACGAACACCCGAGCGTCAACCGAAACGAGCACCGGGACGCGGAGTCGGACACCGCGGGCGACGGGATCGACCACGGAGCCGCCGACCAAGACGACCGAATCGGCGGACGACTTCCCGATGACTGGCCGGCCGGGTGGCGTCGAGGCCTTCGACGACGTGCTTCCGGGCTTTCTGGAACAGTGGGGGATTCCAGGGGCGACAGTGGCGGTGATGGACGGGGAGCGACTCGTGTTTACCCGCGGATACGGGACGGTCGGTCCTGACAGCGACGACGCGGTCCATCCGGACGCCCTGTTCCGTCTCGGAAGCCTCTCGAAGCCGATCACTGCCGTGTCCGTGCTTGATCTCGTCGAGAAGGGAGAGCTATCACTCGACGATCGGGCCGTCGAGATTCTCGCTGAACTGGTCCCCGAAGACGGACCGGTGGACCCACGCGTCGAAGCGATCACGGTCCGACAGCTGCTGACACACACGGCCGGTTGGAGCACGGAGCCCGTCGGCTTCGATCCGGTCTTCGCACCGATCCAGGTGGCCAAAGCCCAAGAGACCGAACCACCAGCCAGCGCCGAGACGACGGTCGAGTTCATGCTGAGTCAGGAACTCGGCGCGGACCCCGGGACGACCTTCGAGTACTCGAACGTCGGGTATTGCATCCTGGGCCGAATCATCGAAGCCGTGACGGGGAAGCAGTACGAGCGCCACGTGCGTGGGGCGATCCTCTCCTCGCTCGGTGCGGGCGACATGGCGATCGGCGCGACCCGGAAGGAGAATCTGCGGGAAGGGCAAGTCCGCTACCGGAGTCACGGCACGACCGAGTCCCCGTTTTCGGGCGAGGGGACCGTTCCGCGTCCGTATGGCGCTGGTGTGTTGAACGAGGCCCTGGACGCAAACGGCGGATGGGTCGGTTCCGCCCCTGACCTCCTGCGGTTCGTCCGCGGTATCGACGGACTGGAGGGTGTGCCGGACGTGCTGAGCGCCGAGACGAAAGCGACGATGCTCGCCCGGCCGGACGTAAGTCGCTGGGCGGGAGCCAGCCAGTACTACGGCCAGGGATGGTATGTCACTCCAGGAGAAGGCGGGCCGCTCCTCTGGCACAACGGGTCCCTCCCCGGCAGTTACGCGTTCCTGGCTCACGACCGAGGGTCGGGTCGGACGCTCGTCGGCTTGTTCAACGGCCGATCGCCGGACTCACTCTTCGGGCAGTTCAACGTCGCCGCCCAGCGAACGCTG is from Halorhabdus sp. BNX81 and encodes:
- a CDS encoding universal stress protein, giving the protein MERALVVVDDTEASDELLRKAGEIAEGVGAKLYLFGTLDPEEFDEARETLDTIGEVENTSYTDSDILKTVHNSLNETIEAVFDGTEFEYETVGAVAGEGDRASKVIEAAEKFECEHIFLSGRKRSPTGKALFGDTVQSVLLDFDGEVTVNLQ
- a CDS encoding methyl-accepting chemotaxis protein, which codes for MSNDPDIEANGDEPESGAIGRILATVVPDVIRKRFALKFALVLVIMGLILAGIGFTATGALADQVEDDTRAEYERLASQQASIVEQWIQRNAVTVDLASTNDGLGADKSDTGTLNRQLARPLFSEVSNGSHAIYLLSPDNGTEILAMQYTGDTIEEVNRGLLQSQTIPVAETTHPWLSNLQVGIEDYPQVRMTEVYDVSGEPVVGFIKRVEHNVANRYLYMEFRVGDLAKAIESQGLTEGDASTHFSQVVNVDNAVQADTRTNADGVESNILGTYGNEETIRRAMAAPADGQQRTSGVRIIENDPAVLDEPYAVGYASVDGEVIDPPWTIVTHAPTSDLFGFVQTISRWGQIVTILAAIMIGGVGAILGYSTASSVDRLRRKAEEIEEGNLDVPIHSTRIDSIGRLYDGFDNMRDALREQINEAEQARKEAEVSRAEAMEMNEYLQEKAEEYSQTMEQCAAGDLTARMEIDGENEAMDRIASEFNEMIDELEKTTGQLKSFADEVEDAGEIVLNSSDSVQEASEQVADSVQRISDDAYEQQERLQEISKEIDAISARLDEFAAEHPDIDFEDQLAQIDEVARTVAEVVDLAEETLEESESVAGAAEEQAAELNEVSQRADDLIRYAGPLHDVLDRFETQSEHEFYFPTGPRDGEGPGE
- the xylB gene encoding xylulokinase, yielding MSLLMGLDLGTSGVKVLVTDAEGEVVATATEEYPLHHPEVGWAEQDPADWWDATIDAISGVLAEPAVDPEDVEALGLTGQMHGSVFLDDEGEVLRPAILWNDTRTSAQCDEIEERVGEDRIIELASNPPFEGFTAPKILWVQEHEPEVYDQTETILLPKDYIRYKLTEAFATDVSDASGTLLLDVGERDWSPEILDELDISRDLLPEVYESPEVTGAITDAVAERTGLPAGTPVVAGAGDNAAGAVGSGVVGDGDVWGSIGTSGVIFVATDDERTDPEGRVHTFCHAVPDTWHVMGVMLSAGGAFSWFSETLGGPEEVVADQLGKDTFEVLTDEAATVDPGSEGLIFLPYLNGERTPHRDADARGAFFGLSTRHDKSHIVRSVLEGVTYGLRDSFRIVRDDLGVDTGQLKAAGGGAKSPLWKQIQADIFDAEILTPNVDEGPAYGSALLAGVGADVYDSVADATEQAVDIVDSVEPIDQHTRVYDEYYEIYESLYPALEDCFAANSAAIESAQDILDEA
- a CDS encoding serine hydrolase domain-containing protein — encoded protein: MRTPSRRSLLASLGAAASGLAGCTSEDPTPTTTETNTRASTETSTGTRSRTPRATGSTTEPPTKTTESADDFPMTGRPGGVEAFDDVLPGFLEQWGIPGATVAVMDGERLVFTRGYGTVGPDSDDAVHPDALFRLGSLSKPITAVSVLDLVEKGELSLDDRAVEILAELVPEDGPVDPRVEAITVRQLLTHTAGWSTEPVGFDPVFAPIQVAKAQETEPPASAETTVEFMLSQELGADPGTTFEYSNVGYCILGRIIEAVTGKQYERHVRGAILSSLGAGDMAIGATRKENLREGQVRYRSHGTTESPFSGEGTVPRPYGAGVLNEALDANGGWVGSAPDLLRFVRGIDGLEGVPDVLSAETKATMLARPDVSRWAGASQYYGQGWYVTPGEGGPLLWHNGSLPGSYAFLAHDRGSGRTLVGLFNGRSPDSLFGQFNVAAQRTLLGAAGAVESWPDRDHFTADS
- the xylA gene encoding xylose isomerase; translation: MSEYFPEIDEITYEGPGSEDPLSFSYYEPDREIGEKTMAEHLRFSVAYWHTLTEDGSDPFGTGTMQRPWDDIDDPMEKAHARVDAAFEFFEKLGVPYFCFHDRDIAPKGEDLAESNQNLDEIVDHVEEKMDETGVELLWGTSQLFMEEKFMHGAATSPNPDVFAHAAGQVKKAMEVTERLGGENFVFWGGREGYKTLLNSDMGRELDNMGRFFRMAADYADDIGFDGQLLIEPKPKEPTKHQYDFDAANVMAFLREHGLEDRFSLNLEANHATLAGHTFRHELQYARINDALGSVDANQGDKLIGWDTDEFPTDVYMTTLAMYEILENDGLAPGGLNFDAKVRRESFEPVDLFYGHVVGMDTFARGLEVAHELREDGVFEEVIDDRYGYDEGIGAEIAAESTDFEALADYALDNDGIELESGRQEKLKSVLNRYILES